In a single window of the Centropristis striata isolate RG_2023a ecotype Rhode Island chromosome 18, C.striata_1.0, whole genome shotgun sequence genome:
- the LOC131991236 gene encoding amine sulfotransferase-like codes for MDSLELLSPYLFRYKGRNFVVQKGLKPKDLDAFLHVDVRPTDVYLITYPKSGTVWMQQILAEIMDAAHPDQVEDCSNRVRVPFLEDRCLDKVLGERPDPRVYCTHLPTNMLPHGVKTKRIKVVYVMRNPKDVLVSLYHFAHSWVLLETPKSFEDFFQDFLDGNAFMGSWFDHVREYYNEKDQMDILFVRYEDMLKDLRGEVVKLCAFLGKDLTDEAIDHVVEMSIFKNMKTIPNANYLELLEKQFYQRDTMRKGVAGDWKNHFTVAQNEYFDRVFAERMSDLPLSFTWELKQ; via the exons ATGGATTCTCTTGAGTTACTGAGCCCTTACCTGTTCAGATACAAAGGAAGGAACTTTGTGGTGCAGAAGGGGTTGAAACCAAAGGACCTTGACGCTTTCCTCCATGTGGATGTCCGGCCTACTGATGTCTATTTGATCACATACCCAAAGTCAG GCACAGTATGGATGCAGCAGATTCTTGCTGAGATCATGGATGCTGCACATCCTGACCAGGTAGAAGACTGCAGCAATAGGGTGCGTGTTCCTTTCCTGGAGGACCGCTGCTTGGACAAGGTTCTTGGAGAAAGGCCAGATCCTAGGGTTTATTGTACACACCTCCCCACTAACATGTTGCCCCATGGTGTGAAGACCAAGCGAATCAAG GTTGTGTATGTGATGAGGAACCCGAAGGATGTCCTGGTATCCCTCTATCACTTTGCTCACAGTTGGGTCCTCTTGGAAACACCAAAGAGCTTTGAGGATTTCTTTCAGGACTTCCTTGATGGCAATG CTTTTATGGGATCGTGGTTTGATCATGTGAGAGAATATTACAATGAAAAAGATCAAATGGACATCCTTTTCGTCAGGTATGAGGACATGTTGAAG gaCCTCCGAGGGGAAGTTGTGAAGCTTTGTGCTTTTCTTGGAAAAGATTTGACTGATGAAGCCATCGATCATGTTGTAGAGATGTCCATCTTTAAAAACATGAAGACAATCCCCAATGCAAACTACTTGGAATTACTTGAAAAACAATTCTACCAAAGGGATACCATGCGCAAAG GTGTGGCGGGTGACTGGAAGAATCACTTCACAGTGGCCCAGAATGAGTATTTTGACCGAGTGTTCGCAGAGAGGATGAGTGACCTGCCTCTGAGCTTCACCTGGGAGCTCAAACAGTAA
- the LOC131991354 gene encoding amine sulfotransferase-like — MDSASPKMFKHKGKNFLVHEGLTPQDLDSLLDIDVRPTDIYLVAYPKSGTTWMQQILMKIVDAAHPDQVEDATNRERFPMLEGDIGSSARRDRPDPRLCRTHLPPYMIPRGVQSKGAKVVYVMRNPKDVLVSFYHFAASFVMMETPKSFEDFFQDFMDGNVGMASWFDHIREYYDVKDQIDVHFVKYEDMLKDLRTEVVKLCAFLGKDLTDEAIDDVVESSIFKNMKKNPKANYKDLVANKRYTKATMRKGMAGDWKNHFTVAQNDYFDRVFAERMRDLPLSFTWELKK, encoded by the exons ATGGACTCGGCAAGCCCTAAGATGTTCAAACACAAAGGGAAGAACTTTCTAGTGCACGAGGGGTTAACCCCCCAAGACCTTGATTCTTTGCTGGATATAGATGTCCGTCCTACTGATATCTATTTGGTCGCATACCCAAAGTCAG GCACGACATGGATGCAGCAGATTCTTATGAAGATCGTGGATGCTGCACATCCTGACCAGGTGGAAGATGCCACAAATAGGGAGCGTTTTCCCATGCTGGAGGGCGACATCGGATCCAGCGCTCGTCGAGACAGGCCAGATCCCCGGCTGTGCCGCACACACCTCCCCCCTTATATGATCCCCCGTGGAGTGCAGTCCAAGGGAGCAAAG GTTGTGTATGTGATGAGAAACCCGAAAGATGTCCTGGTGTCCTTCTATCACTTTGCTGCAAGTTTTGTcatgatggaaacaccaaagaGCTTTGAGGATTTCTTTCAGGACTTCATGGACGGCAATG TTGGTATGGCCTCATGGTTTGATCATATAAGAGAATATTACGATGTAAAAGACCAGATCGACGTCCATTTTGTCAAGTACGAGGACATGTTGAAG GACCTCAGAACGGAAGTTGTGAAGCTTTGTGCTTTTCTGGGAAAAGATTTGACTGATGAAGCCATCGATGATGTTGTGGAGAGTTCTATctttaaaaacatgaagaagAACCCCAAGGCTAACTACAAGGACTTAGTTGCAAATAAACGCTACACAAAGGCTACCATGCGCAAAG gTATGGCAGGTGACTGGAAGAATCACTTCACAGTGGCCCAGAATGATTATTTTGACCGAGTGTTCGCAGAGAGGATGAGGGACCTGCCTCTGAGCTTCACCTGGGAGCTCAAAAAGTAA